The Campylobacter curvus genome includes the window GCACTCAAAGAGCCCTGCGAGGTGAGGCTATTTACCGATAGCTCATACGTCGCAAATGCGGTAAATTCGTGGCTAGAGGGCTGGATCAAAAAAAATTTCATAGGCTCGGACAAAAAGCCCGTCAAAAACATCGAGCTTTGGCAAGAGTATCTACGCGTCAGTCGTCCGCACAAGGTCACAGCTAACTGGATAAAAGCTCATAACGGACACCCGCAAAACGAGGAGTGCGATACGATGGCGCGCGAAAAAGCGACGAAATTTCAAAATGAGGCCGATATATGAAAGATTTAGAAAATTTACAAAAGCTTTTGGGATATGAGTTTGAAAACACGAAGCTGCTAAACGAAGCCCTCACGCACAAAAGCACGAAGCTGCCATACAGCAACGAACGGCTCGAATTCCTAGGCGATGCGGTCATGGATCTCATCGTCGGCGAGTATCTTTTTAAAAAATTCAGCAAGACTAACGAGGGCGATATGAGCAAGCTAAGAGCCGCACTTGTAAATGAAAAAAGCTTTGCAAATATGGCTAGGCACTTACAAATCGGAGAATTTATCCACCTCTCCACGGCCGAGGCGAACAACGGCGGACGCGAAAAGGCGAGCCTTTTAAGCGATGCTTTCGAGGCGGTGATGGGGGCTGTTTATCTTGAGGCCGGGCTTGATAAAGTACGCGATATAGCGGTGAGGCTACTTGAGATTTGTTATCCTAAGATCGATTTTAGC containing:
- the rnhA gene encoding ribonuclease HI, which gives rise to MKTVTLFSDGSCLNNPGAGGWAYILEFNGAVKKDSGGTAMTTNNQMELTAVIEGLKALKEPCEVRLFTDSSYVANAVNSWLEGWIKKNFIGSDKKPVKNIELWQEYLRVSRPHKVTANWIKAHNGHPQNEECDTMAREKATKFQNEADI
- the rnc gene encoding ribonuclease III, yielding MKDLENLQKLLGYEFENTKLLNEALTHKSTKLPYSNERLEFLGDAVMDLIVGEYLFKKFSKTNEGDMSKLRAALVNEKSFANMARHLQIGEFIHLSTAEANNGGREKASLLSDAFEAVMGAVYLEAGLDKVRDIAVRLLEICYPKIDFSHLVKDYKTALQEITQASLGTTPTYELVHSFGPDHKKEFEIALLLNDKEISRAIANSKKEAQQMAAKIALEKMKK